The Mycolicibacterium insubricum DNA segment AGGTCCGAGAGCCCGCGCATGATGAACGTCGGGTCGTAGGTGTAGTGCCGGTCCTCGGCGGAGCCGTGCCGGGTCTCGTCGATGCGGATATCGGCCATCCGGTCCAGGATCCGGTTCATCGAGATCCGGCCCTCGGCCCGCGCCAGCGGCGCACCGGGGCAGGAGTGTGCGCCGCGTCCGAACGCGATGTGCTCACGCACATTCGGCCGATCCATCCGGAACTCCCCGGGCTCCTCGAACTTCTCGGGGTCGCGGTTGCTGGCACCGGGCAGCAGCATGATCGTCGTTCCGGCGGCGATCGGGCATTCGCCGACGCTGGTCGTCTCGGCGGCGAACCGGAAGTGGCTCTTGACCGGGCTTTCCAGCCGCAGCGTCTCCTCCAGGAACACCGGGATCCGGCTGCGGTCGGCGCGGATGGCGGCCTGCACGTCGGGTCGCTCACCGAGCACCCGCATCGCCGCGCTGAGCAGCTTGGTGGTGGTTTCCTGGCCGGCGGCGAACAGGAACGTCGCGAGCTTGACCACCTCGTCGACCGCCGGTTCGGAGCCGTCGGGATAGCGCGCCTCAGCCAGCTCGGTCAGCACGTCACCGCGGGGCTGTTCGCGGCGCTCGGTGATGTACTCGGTGAACTTGTCGTCCAGCCACACCAGCGGGTTGTGCGCGAGCTCGGAGTCCAGCTCCCCCACCAGCTGATCGGCGAGCACCGCGCGGAACTCCTGGTGGTCGGATTCGGGAACCCCGAGCAGATCGGCGATCACCAGCATGGAGAACGGTTTTGCGTAGTCCGCCATGAACTCGCAACTGCCCTTGGCGACGAACGAGTCGAGCTGCTGATCGGCGAGGCGCCACATGAACTCCTCGTTCTCCGAAAGCCGCTTCGGGGTGATCAGCCGGGACAGCAGTCCGCGAGTGCGGGTGTGGTCGTCGCCGTCCATGGTGACGACGTGCTCGGCCATCGGAATCTGGTCGCGGTGCGCGGCGATCAGGTCGCGGACGTCGTCGCCGGTCGCGGTGAACGGCATCGGCGCGAACGGGCCGACTACGGCGTTGCACGACGAGAATGCGGAATCCTTATACGCCGACAACGCTTCCGGATACCCGGTGATCACGACGCTGCCGCCGGGCCCGTCGGGCAGCACCGGGCAACGCCGGCGCAGGGAGTCGAAATACGGGTACGGGTCCGGGATCAGGCTCGGGTCGGTGAAAAAGTCCACATCGGCGAACTCGTCCGATTTGGTTGCCTCGGTGATATCCGTCATTGCGTCTCCCGTCATACCGGCACCGCGAGCGCCACCTGCGCTCCGGTGAGATCCATTACTGCGTCGATGTTTTCGGCGATGTCCTCGGCGCTCAGATCGGGCTTGTCCAGACCGGTCGAGTGCACGATGGCGATCCGGGCCACTCCGCCCAGACCGATCCGCAGCATCTCGCCGCTGATCGAGCAGCTCGGGTGGGCCAGGTACACCGCGGCCGGTGCGCACAGCTGCGGCGGCATGCTCGCGTTGATCTGGTCCATCACCTCCTGCGGCACCCCCATGTCCGCGGCGAGCTTGTCCGAGTGCGACCCGGACATCCGGGTGTGGGCCCGTGGCACCACGGCGTTCACCGCGATCCCGTGCGGGTACCCTTCGGTGGCGAGATTGCGGGTCAGGCCCAGCACCGCGCCCTTGGCCGAGCCGTAGCTCGACAACTCCGCGATGCCGCCGAACATGGCCTCGGAGACGGTGTTGACCACCCGGCCGTAGCCGAGGTCGACGAAATGCGGCCAGACCGCGCGGGTCAGGTACAGGGTGCCGAAGTAGTGCACGTCCAGCATCGTTCGGTACTGGTCGATGGACAGTTCGGTGAACGGCCCCGGGTCGTGGATCCCGGCGTTGTTGATCACCGC contains these protein-coding regions:
- a CDS encoding cytochrome P450, with protein sequence MTDITEATKSDEFADVDFFTDPSLIPDPYPYFDSLRRRCPVLPDGPGGSVVITGYPEALSAYKDSAFSSCNAVVGPFAPMPFTATGDDVRDLIAAHRDQIPMAEHVVTMDGDDHTRTRGLLSRLITPKRLSENEEFMWRLADQQLDSFVAKGSCEFMADYAKPFSMLVIADLLGVPESDHQEFRAVLADQLVGELDSELAHNPLVWLDDKFTEYITERREQPRGDVLTELAEARYPDGSEPAVDEVVKLATFLFAAGQETTTKLLSAAMRVLGERPDVQAAIRADRSRIPVFLEETLRLESPVKSHFRFAAETTSVGECPIAAGTTIMLLPGASNRDPEKFEEPGEFRMDRPNVREHIAFGRGAHSCPGAPLARAEGRISMNRILDRMADIRIDETRHGSAEDRHYTYDPTFIMRGLSDLYLTFTPV
- a CDS encoding SDR family NAD(P)-dependent oxidoreductase; the encoded protein is MSEPLLFNERVVVVTGAGRGIGRCYALELAARGASVVVADNGSGIDGSGGSADPARQVVDEITEAGGSAVACVASVTDEAAAGGIIETALTRFGRIDAVINNAGIHDPGPFTELSIDQYRTMLDVHYFGTLYLTRAVWPHFVDLGYGRVVNTVSEAMFGGIAELSSYGSAKGAVLGLTRNLATEGYPHGIAVNAVVPRAHTRMSGSHSDKLAADMGVPQEVMDQINASMPPQLCAPAAVYLAHPSCSISGEMLRIGLGGVARIAIVHSTGLDKPDLSAEDIAENIDAVMDLTGAQVALAVPV